A part of Tigriopus californicus strain San Diego chromosome 10, Tcal_SD_v2.1, whole genome shotgun sequence genomic DNA contains:
- the LOC131888072 gene encoding inner nuclear membrane protein Man1-like yields the protein MPASITDEALRSRLQKHNYPVPPITSSTRSVLLKKLTQLDAQNGPAKAKSASISGRRVSNRLLEYSSAEDEDEGPLGEKAVNTARPQRRVSNSSRNEKKNQSAVMRPGKVNGRSQRLMNYSEDEEENETQPNGQDDEESEEVEEEEEDDVDEEEGEEDDDDDEEGSEMDNDGDGRVDFGMQTSPGLDSTMEHSTLRSNGVHYRGNRFAASTPLSPPKSTAAFMNKHDTPKYSVVSPGLRRTIASNSKDFGSLGEALSTLPAGSTNLSSNSSNTRMNNSSANGSVVSQVSRSSNHNNSSGSTTSNNSLLGGGKSLSSSLISKLIIASALVFFVIVVFKYVNLRPSPNLADHIPICGVDHVLQVCVDHHDREDVMKLFQDMQSILSEQSVKYLCRNESDSMLMSFSDLTEQLKFSSPRSDLERLLSILIVILVEKPNWGIQLLDAQGQVISQPQHLDSLLLANPKLDWGCWTRLALKVVFQWLGVVSVYVLAGLILFGLIYGLYRLYVWRKEQKLQENQEVFELVEQVLSLLVAQHQVSRSQGPGGARPWVPVNHIRDQLIPPQDREKRRKKRIWSAVVKYINQSESRVRVDVQKVFAEEHAVWQWLPDIQWSPMNQHGPNPYLSPHSSFVHTPPASPMHNLPPVSTTPQWQGSAFSVLNRNVASPAVAPTSCVKVRHMFDSTVQKSGPGWVWQVKEEILRRCANQAKIYHVAVDKESHEGCVYIKCGSTDDAGSVFKTLHGQWYRGHLVTVKYLREERYHERFPDARFQKNPLKPQT from the exons ATGCCTGCCTCGATCACGGATGAGGCGTTGCGTTCACGCCTACAGAAGCACAACTATCCCGTCCCGCCCATTACATCCTCCACCCGGTCGGTGTTGCTGAAGAAATTGACCCAGTTGGACGCCCAAAACGGCCCTGCCAAGGCCAAATCCGCGTCCATTAGTGGCCGACGGGTCTCGAATCGATTGTTAGAATACAGTTCGGCTGAAGATGAGGACGAAGGACCACTGGGGGAGAAGGCCGTGAACACGGCCCGTCCCCAGAGACGGGTGTCCAATAGCTCGAGGAATGAGAAGAAGAACCAGAGTGCGGTTATGAGGCCGGGGAAGGTGAATGGACGCAGTCAACGCTTGATGAACTATagcgaagatgaagaagagaaCGAGACTCAACCAAATG GTCAGGACGACGAGGAATCCGAGGAGGtcgaagaggaggaagaagatgatgtagatgaagaagagggagaagaggacgacgatgacgatgaggaaGGGAGTGAAATGGACAACGATGGTGACGGACGAGTGGATTTTGGGATGCAAACCTCACCCGGTCTCGATTCGACCATGGAGCATTCCACCCTCCGATCCAACGGGGTTCATTATCGCGGGAATCGCTTTGCAGCCAGCACACCTCTGTCCCCCCCTAAGAGCACGGCCGCTTTCATGAACAAACATGACACCCCCAAGTACTCGGTCGTCTCTCCCGGATTGCGACGAACCATTGCCTCCAATTCCAAAGATTTCGGATCCTTGG GCGAGGCTTTGTCGACTTTGCCCGCGGGTTCGACCAATTTATCATCCAACTCGTCCAACACCCGAATGAATAACTCTTCCGCGAACGGCTCCGTGGTCTCTCAAGTCTCGCGCTCGTCCAACCATAACAACTCGAGTGGTTCCACCACCTCCAATAACTCTCTATTGGGTGGAGGCAAATCCCTTTCCTCGTCGCTCATCTCCAAGCTCATCATTGCCAGTGCTCTCGTGTTCTTTGTCATTGTCGTGTTCAAGTACGTGAATCTGAGGCCTTCGCCGAATCTGGCAGATCACATTCCCATCTGTGGAGTGGACCACGTGCTTCAAGTCTGTGTGGATCATCACGATCGAGAGGATGTCATGAAACTCTTCCAAGACATGCAATCCATTTTGTCCGAGCAGAGTGTCAAGTACCTTTGTCGCAACGAATCGGATTCGATGCTAATGTCGTTTTCCGACCTTACAGAGCAACTCAAATTCAGCTCGCCAAGGTCGGATTTAGAGCGCCTTTTGTCCATACTCATCGTGATTCTAGTAGAAAAACCTAATTGGGGCATCCAATTGTTGGATGCCCAAGGTCAAGTGATTAGCCAGCCCCAACATTTAGACTCGCTTCTTCTTGCCAACCCGAAACTAGATTGGGGATGTTGGACCAGGTTAGCCCTAAAAGTGGTCTTCCAATGGTTGGGAGTGGTCTCTGTCTATGTTTTGGCCGGATTGATCCTGTTTGGCTTGATATACGGATTGTACCGATTGTACGTTTGGCGGAAAGAGCAAAAGCTTCAGGAGAACCAAGAGGTGTTTGAGCTCGTGGAACAGGTTCTTTCCCTCCTGGTGGCTCAACACCAAGTGAGTCGGAGCCAAGGACCTGGTGGAGCTCGTCCTTGGGTGCCCGTGAATCACATCCGAGACCAATTGATCCCACCTCAAGATCGCGAGAAGAGACGGAAGAAACGCATCTGGAGCGCCGTGGTCAAGTACATCAACCAATCCGAATCTCGAGTCCGGGTTGATGTACAGAAAGTGTTCGCCGAGGAGCACGCTGTCTGGCAATGGCTGCCCGACATCCAATGGAGTCCCATGAACCAACATGGCCCTAACCCTTATCTTAGTCCACATTCATCCTTCGTGCACACTCCGCCGGCCTCGCCAATGCACAACTTGCCTCCAGTCTCGACCACGCCCCAATGGCAGGGGTCGGCCTTCAGTGTGCTCAACCGAAATGTGGCTTCGCCGGCCGTGGCTCCCACTAGCTGTGTGAAAGTGCGACACATGTTCGATTCTACCGTTCAAAAATCCGGACCCGGTTGGGTGTGGCAGGTGAAAGAGGAGATTTTGCGGAGATGCGCCAACCAGGCCAAGATTTATCACGTGGCCGTGGATAAAGAGAGCCACGAGGGGTGTGTGTACATCAAGTGTGGGTCCACGGATGACGCTGGCTCAGTGTTCAAGACCCTACACGGACAATGGTACCGCGGCCACCTTGTAACCGTGAAGTATCTCCGAGAGGAGCGATACCACGAGCGATTCCCAGATGCACGTTTCCAGAAGAATCCTTTGAAACCCCAGACCTAA
- the LOC131889065 gene encoding uncharacterized protein LOC131889065 produces the protein MGSQIPAQRHQKRALKEVISFTMEEELGRDGKTVSTRTIISSRPIIYRIWIKNSTREEFRFRAHGRSHEAFSTSKNSRGFTPVPKGKSWAFTLVQLNQDGQIPHSSLSYIKILSKDGSHFWDITADLEEENAFEIFWNPTLQHFAVRPYYTLTKQYEPTTKTSH, from the exons ATGGGATCTCAAATTCCCGCTCAGCGTCACCAGAAACGTGCACTCAAAGAAGTAATTTCATTCACAATGGAAGAAGAGTTGGGCAGGGACGGGAAAACCGTTTCGACCAGGACAATCATATCATCCCGACCCATTATCTATCGCATCTGGATCAAAAATAGTACTCGTGAAG AGTTTCGCTTTCGCGCCCACGGCAGATCTCACGAGGCCTTCTCGACTTCAAAGAATTCACGTGGCTTCACACCAGTTCCCAAGGGCAAGTCTTGGGCCTTCACTTTGGTCCAATTAAATCAG GACGGGCAGATTCCTCATTCGTCATTGTCTTACATCAAAATCCTTTCCAAAGATGGCTCACATTTCTGGGATATCACAGCTGATTTGGAAGAGGAAAACGCCTTTGAGATCTTCTGGAATCCTACGCTCCAACATTTTGCTGTCAGACCCTATTATACACTCACAAAACAGTATGAGCCAACGACGAAAACTAGTCACTGA